A single Thermaerobacter sp. FW80 DNA region contains:
- a CDS encoding sulfurtransferase: MSEAVEKVFQERGYAHPEVLVSTQWVADHLDELTDPNSTKYRLVEADEDVTLYDAGHIPGAVKIDWQTDLQDPVVRDYLSPEQFARLMSEKGIDNDTTVIFYGDKNNWWAAYTFWVFQLFGHKNLKIMDGGRAKWEAEGRPLTKEVPRFPKTDYKAVTRYDPYIRAFKEDVFRHIEFGKPLIDVRSPEEYSGKLLHMENYPQEGAQRGGHIKGAKNVPWAKAVNPDGTFKSADQLRKIYLEEQGLKPDDDIIVYCRIGERSSHTWFALKYLLGFERVRNYDGSWTEWGNLVRAPIER; this comes from the coding sequence TCCAGGAGCGGGGCTACGCCCACCCCGAGGTGCTGGTCAGCACCCAATGGGTGGCGGATCACCTGGACGAGCTGACCGACCCCAACAGCACCAAGTACCGCCTGGTGGAAGCCGACGAGGACGTGACCCTCTACGACGCCGGCCACATCCCGGGGGCCGTCAAGATCGACTGGCAGACGGACCTGCAGGACCCCGTGGTGCGCGACTACCTCTCGCCCGAGCAGTTCGCCAGGCTGATGTCCGAGAAGGGGATCGACAACGACACCACGGTGATCTTCTACGGCGACAAGAACAACTGGTGGGCGGCCTACACCTTCTGGGTCTTCCAGCTCTTCGGGCACAAGAACCTGAAGATCATGGACGGCGGCCGCGCCAAGTGGGAGGCCGAGGGCCGGCCCCTGACCAAGGAGGTCCCGCGCTTCCCCAAGACCGACTACAAGGCGGTCACCCGCTACGACCCGTACATCCGCGCCTTCAAGGAGGACGTGTTCCGCCACATCGAGTTCGGCAAGCCGCTGATCGACGTGCGCTCGCCGGAGGAGTACTCCGGGAAGCTCTTGCACATGGAGAACTACCCGCAGGAGGGCGCGCAGCGGGGCGGCCACATCAAGGGCGCCAAGAACGTGCCCTGGGCGAAGGCCGTGAACCCCGACGGCACCTTCAAGTCCGCCGACCAGCTGCGCAAGATCTATCTGGAGGAACAGGGCCTCAAGCCCGACGACGACATCATCGTCTACTGCCGGATCGGCGAGCGCTCCTCCCACACCTGGTTCGCGCTCAAGTACCTGCTGGGGTTCGAGCGCGTCCGCAACTACGACGGCTCCTGGACCGAGTGGGGCAACCTGGTGCGGGCGCCCATCGAGCGGTGA
- the trpS gene encoding tryptophan--tRNA ligase has protein sequence MGRKRVFSGIRPTGPIHLGNYLGAIKSWIQLQDRYECIYAIVDYHGMTTPYHPAEMRANVRELLIDYLAAGVDPERSILMVQSAVPEHTELAWILGTVTPIAWLERVPTFKEKAEQHPDYVHLGLLSYGVLMAADIVLYKAEVVPVGEDQLPHLELTREIVRRFHHLFGVKIFPEPQALVAQETARIMSLTDPEKKMSKTLGPRSLIALSDPPEAIRDKIMKAVTDTGPSGERMSPGVANLFQLLKIFGTEEEYRSLRAEYDAGTLRYVNLKRTLADAIIRSLEPFRRRRAELENDPAYLDRVLRDGIRRARAIARETMAEVKEACGLLRDEPGLGEAGVAAAAGSKAAGEQAPEAVERR, from the coding sequence GTGGGGCGGAAGCGGGTCTTCAGCGGCATCCGGCCCACGGGGCCGATCCACCTGGGCAACTACCTCGGGGCGATCAAGAGCTGGATCCAGCTCCAGGACCGGTACGAGTGCATCTACGCCATCGTCGACTACCACGGCATGACCACGCCGTACCATCCGGCGGAGATGCGCGCCAACGTCCGCGAGCTGCTCATCGACTACCTGGCTGCGGGCGTCGACCCGGAGCGCTCGATCCTGATGGTCCAGTCCGCCGTGCCCGAGCACACGGAGCTGGCGTGGATCCTGGGCACGGTGACCCCGATCGCGTGGCTGGAGCGGGTGCCCACCTTCAAGGAGAAGGCCGAGCAACACCCGGACTACGTCCACCTGGGCCTTCTCTCCTACGGCGTGCTCATGGCCGCCGACATCGTGCTATACAAGGCCGAGGTCGTCCCCGTGGGCGAGGACCAGCTGCCGCACCTCGAGCTCACCCGCGAGATCGTGCGCCGGTTCCACCACCTGTTCGGGGTCAAGATCTTCCCCGAGCCCCAGGCGCTGGTGGCGCAGGAGACGGCGCGCATCATGAGCCTGACCGACCCCGAGAAGAAGATGAGCAAGACCCTGGGCCCGCGCAGCTTGATCGCCCTCTCCGACCCGCCGGAGGCGATCCGCGACAAGATCATGAAGGCGGTCACCGACACCGGGCCCAGCGGCGAACGGATGAGCCCGGGCGTGGCCAACCTCTTCCAGCTGCTGAAGATCTTCGGCACCGAGGAGGAGTACCGCTCGCTGCGGGCCGAGTACGACGCGGGCACGCTGCGTTACGTGAACCTGAAGCGGACCCTGGCGGACGCCATCATCCGCAGCTTGGAGCCCTTCCGCCGACGCCGCGCGGAGCTGGAGAACGACCCGGCCTATCTCGATCGCGTCCTGCGCGATGGCATCCGTCGCGCCCGCGCCATCGCCCGCGAGACCATGGCCGAGGTGAAGGAGGCCTGTGGGCTGTTGCGGGACGAACCCGGCCTCGGGGAGGCCGGGGTGGCCGCAGCGGCCGGGTCGAAGGCGGCGGGCGAGCAGGCCCCCGAGGCCGTGGAGCGTCGCTGA